The Primulina tabacum isolate GXHZ01 chromosome 16, ASM2559414v2, whole genome shotgun sequence genome window below encodes:
- the LOC142530140 gene encoding uncharacterized protein LOC142530140, which translates to MKLRYAMVCSSNQNRSMEAHALLKREGFDVASYGTGQHVKLPGPSLREPNVYDFGTPYKHMLDDLRRKDPELYRRNGILPMLKRNVSVKSTPQRWQENASDGVFDVVLTFEEKVFDMVVEDLHNRNHVLMKLVLVINLEVKDNHEEAATGGRLALQLCQEFEMTENWEDCVDEIIINFERQNHRKLLYTISYY; encoded by the exons ATGAAGCTGCGGTACGCAATGGTATGTTCGTCGAATCAGAATCGAAGCATGGAGGCACACGCGCTGCTGAAGAGGGAGGGTTTCGACGTGGCATCGTACGGCACTGGGCAGCACGTTAAGCTCCCTGGACCTTCTCTCAGAGAACCAAATGTGTACGATTTCGGAACCCCGTATAAGCACATGCTCGATGATCTTCGTCGCAAAGACCCCGAGTT GTATCGCAGAAACGGAATACTGCCAATGCTTAAGAGGAACGTATCAGTAAAAAGTACCCCTCAGCGATGGCAAGAAAATGCATCTGATGGTGTCTTTGATGTCGTACTTACATTTGAAGAAAAAGTTTTTGATATGGTTGTTGAAG ATCTACATAACAGAAATCATGTGCTTATGAAGCTTGTTTTAGTAATCAATCTGGAAGTAAAAGATAACCACGAGGAGGCAGCTACAGGTGGCCGCCTTGCTTTACAATTATGCCAAGAG TTTGAGATGACTGAAAATTGGGAGGATTGCGTGGATGAGATCATCATAAATTTCGAGAGGCAAAATCACAGGAAACTGCTGTACACCATCTCTTATTACTGA